The region tttcacatatttagatAGACAATTTAACCTGTCCTTACCTTAAATCTCAATCACACTACAAATAAAAGAAGAGCCGAATAGAGAACATAATTATGACACTGCTCCTACGAATTTACTCTGTCGGCACTGTGCTGCAACAACCCTCCCTGGCTTTGTTAGCCGCCACGGTGTGAGATTTAGCCATTAATCTTGCTTTAATCTCCTAATATCCTGACATTATTTACATGCATTCTTCCAGGGAAGAATACGGAGCACATTCTACAAAACCCAGCTTGCGTTGCTGAACGTGCCCCATTCAGGCAAACATGCACAAATTCCAATTTAGTTAACACCGAGCCAACTAACAAACATCTTAATCACCGTCGTAGTACCGTTTAACACCAGTTTAAGCaatcagagtttgtcaaccctgacGTCCCTTGATAACCCCAAGTAATATGAGTAGGTTGAACTCAATTCTGGGTAGGCTACATAAGGAGATAACAAGGTGAAAACAATAACTACAGAAGGacaagctacattcaagaacGATGGacgaaaaccaaacagaacGGCCTACAGTCAGGGacaatggcaaaaacaaaacggAACCAAATAGAACCTCATGGCTTCTGTGGAGCTCTTGGCGTCCCTTCATCAGGGTTATTCCGAATATTGTAGCACAGAACCTCCTCACCACTGCtctgctttttctctctctggtctctatTAAGTATATGTTCCTCTCCCTTATGGTGTCTCTTTCATTCTTTACCACACCTGGGTCTGCCTGTGTATATATGGGCATTCATTTACACCCCTTCATAGCAACTGACCCGTCTCTTATTCTCCAGGTGTGATTTTGGGGGCAGTATCTGGGATGTTGCTTCGTTATGCTTCTCCCATCCACCCGGACATTATCATGGTGATTGCCTTCCCTGGAGACATCCTGATGAGGATGCTGAAGATGTTAATCCTGCCTCTCATCATTTCCAGTTTAATCACAGGTACAGTAAAGTCATGGTTTCATCAGAGGAGAGTTGACTACTGTTTctcataatatatacatttaccataatgatttaaaaactttttttctcttttttttgtcatattAACAGGTTGTCATAATATcagtcattttctttctctaaaGTATCTTTAGTATACTGTAATACCAACATATAATCTGAGAGAGGAAAAATCCTAGACTGACCTACTTGTTCCTGTTGCAGGTCTGGCTGGTCTAGATGCCAAGTCTAGCGGTCGCCTGGGAACCCGGGCTATGGTCTACTACATGTCCACCACAGTGATTGCTGCCGTGCTGGGAGTCATCCTGGTGCTGGTCATCCACCCTGGAGACCCCAAGATGAAGGAGCAGCTGGGAGAGGGTGACAAACACGATGATGTCTCCAGCCTGGATGCCTTCTTTGACCTCATCAGGAACCTGTTCCCTGAAAACCTGGTACAGGCCTGCTTCCAGCAGGTATGGTACTCCAAATCACTCCCAGGTATTTGAGTCAGTTAATATTTCATGTTTAATACAGTGAGAATTGGCCTAGACGAGGTACCCCTGAACAAAGTAGGTTAATGAAGATCACATACCGTAATTCCCCGTTTATAACCCGCACCATGTATAAACCACACCATtaattttatagctttgtgtgtatacaaacccaagtattaactgcacccatatataaaccgCATTTGCCCAGAGAATTATGACTcatacatacattgtacattaaaataaaaaatctgtcaaAGGGCGCTAccaaaattaatttgttgaagaataaactgttttttAAAACCCTTTAACGCCATTTGTACTGTAACATGAGTTTCTGAAGCCTCCATGTCATCAAGCAGTCATCTGTGAAAAGGGTCGCCGATGGATACGGTTTTAAAAATGCAAACTTGTTTATTAGCCACACCCATGTATCAACCGCTCTaggttaaaatgttttgtatatcCATGTATATGTAAGCCGCTGTTTATAAACGTGAAATTACGGTATACACTTATTATTTCCAAACATTAAGATGGCTTGAGGGGCGGTTTGAGGACTTGAGGTCTGTGTTCTATTGTCCCACTTCAGATCCAGACAGTAACTAAGAAGGTAGAGAAGGTCATTGTGGAGGATGTCAATGCAACTACCACCTTGGAAGGTCTCCTCTCCAACGCAACCAAGGATCCTGAGTTCATCACAAAGAAGTCTCTACAATTCAAGAGTGGAATGAATGTGTTAGGTATAGTGACTGCCATGTTTGACTAGGTCGCAATTATTTTTAATACCGTCAAAACGTACATGCATAACACAGTTTAAACTTTCAATGTCTGAGTATAAACCAGTGCTTTATATCATTATCCTACCACTGAATTGAACTCTGGGTACAACTCACctgttattataaaaaaataatccctACTCATTTATCTACTTTTCTTTCCATATTCAGTATGAATCggtgcccaaacttttgactggtactgtatctcTGTGAGACGATTTACTTTCCTCATTCCCAGCTGGAATTCATTTTCCTGATTGTGTGATGTAGGTGTTATTGGATTCTTCATTGCCTTTGGCATCTGCATGGGAAAGATGGGCGAGAGAGCCAAGCTTATGCTCGAGTTCTTCAACATCCTCAATGAGATTGTTATGAACCTGGTCATCATGATCATGTGGTAAGAGATCCTTCAGGAGCAGTCTTTCAAGCACACTCCACAGGTCTGGACCTAGGGTAGTGAAATATGAAAAAACATGTCTAACTTTTGagtgttttaaaaatgtgaaactATGGTGTATTTTTTGGCAAGGACAGAGTACGATGATTTCCTTTTGGTCTGTAATGAGCACATAGTGTACATTGTTAAAACTCTGCTCTCCCCAGGTACTCCCCCTTCGGTATCTGCTGCTTGATCTGTGGTAAGATCATCTCCATCGATGACCTGGAGGTGGTTGCTAGGCAGCTGGGGATGTACATGGTGACAGTGATTGTGGGCTTGATAATTCATGGAGCCATCTTCTTGCCCGCCATCTACTTTGCCATTGTCAGGAAAAACCCCTACACCTTCTTCATGGGCATCTTCCAGGCCTGGATTACTGCTCTTGGGACAGCCTCTAGGTATAGCCAGGAACTATGGACTGATCaccattgaaaatatttatttcactgcaGTCAATTGATATAGACAAATAATTTTTACTTAAAATAGTACCAGATCATGTTCATATCATATATTCCATATGTGGGCTGAACTTGTGAAATATTCTAGGCAACTTCATTACTGTCTTAGGAAGAGGGCCTACAGCAGTCATCCCTGCTGCTATAGTCACGTATGCAGTTAGGTCCCTAAATAATTGTACACTTACACaagtcttttttattttggctgttaaccaaagtatattcaagttacagttaaataatgaatatgggcttaaattGCAGTCTCTtttagctttaatttgagggtgttcacatccaaatcggaggaagggtttaggaattacagctctttattATGTAGCCCCCTTTTGttcaagggaccaaaaataattggaaaattaactcaaaagctgtttcatggaagGGTATAGGTTATTccttcatcagttaagcaggtaaaaggtctggagttgattccaggtgtggaatTCCCAtgtggaagctgttgctgtgaacccataacatgcagtcaaaggagctctcaatgcaagtgaaacaggtcaTACTTAGGCTGGACATCAGTGATGGATGATCGTAAGGATCCTTTCCATGagaaagaaaaaccccttcacaacatccagccaattgaagaacactccaggaggtaggcatatcataaTCCAAATCCACCATAAAGACAAGACTTCACAAGGACAAATACAGAggtttcaccacaaggtgcaaaccattaataagcctcaaaaatagaaaggccagataagactttgccaaaaaacatctaataaCATCTGGAACAGCaatctttggacagatgaaacttaTATAAACCTGTACCATAATGTTGGtggaaaaaagtatggagaaggcttggtaCAGCTCATGAttcgaagcataccacatcaccTGTAAAACACGGTGAGGGCAATGtgatggcttccaatggcactgggtcactagtgtttattgatgatgtgactgaaGACAGAAGCTCAGATGTCTGAATCTGTCTCCTctgattcagccaaattcagcaaagttgttTGGATAGAGCTTCACTTTACGTATGGAAaattacccaaaacatactgcgaaagcaacccaggagtgttttaaggcaaagaagtggactATTcggcaatggccaagtcaatcacctgatctcaacccgatcgaacatgcatttcacttgctgaagacaaaaccaatggcagaaagacacacaaacaaacaacaactgaagacagctgaagTAAATGCCTTGCAAAGCATTACAAAGTAGGAAACCCAGCTTTTGGttatgtccatgtgttccataCTTCAAgctgtcattgcctgcaaaggtttctctgcaaagtattaaaaattaacattatatttatgactgtgttaatttggccaattacatttgagcccctaaaATAAGGGGATATGTTTCatacgatatttttgttcaaccccttgaattaaagctgaaagtctgcacatTTCAAACCactgtggtggcatacagagcaaaaattatgaaaattgtgtcagcgtccaaatatttccagacctaactgtaactatcgatgtttgtctctgtcagtGCTGGTACACTCCCTGTCACCTTCCGTTGCTTGGAGGAGAACTTGGGCATTGATAAGAGAGTCACCCGTTTTGTGCTGCCTGTCGGCGCCACAATCAACATGGACGGTACTGCCCTCTATGAAGCTGTGGCAGCCATCTTTATTGCCCAGATGAACAACATCCACCTGGACGCTGGCCAGATTGTCACAGTCAGGTACGGAGAGCTATAGGGCATACTTTCTGACGAGGGTGGGAATACTGCAACTACCTTCTCAAAGTAAGTAACAAAATGTAGTAGCACTATAACTTTTGATATTTACAATTAGCAGACATAATCACAATGGATAGCGTAAGTCTACTCAACACTTGCAGTCTTTCCAATTTGCTGCCTTCAAATACACCTATAAAGGATTAAATTAGCACTGCCAGTCCCAACATCCTGGCTTCCCATAGTGTTATATTTACAATCACATCAACTCATTCTGAAGTAGCTATATCCATTAGCCTCAAGTGGAATCCAGTTAATAGACAGTCCTTGGCCTTTGGGCTATTGCGTTTAATCTGTAGAGCAATTTCATCCATAAAGTGGTTCATctcctgtctctcattctctcaatTCAGTCTGACAGCCACACTGGCCAGTGTTGGTGCAGCCAGTATTCCCAGTGCTGGACTAGTGACCATGCTTCTGATTCTCACAGCAGTCGGCCTGCCAACTCAGGACATCAGTCTGCTGGTTGCTGTTGACTGGCTCTTGTGAGTTCATGTGCAGTTCTAGTGATTCCAAGTTAATGTGGGCAGCTGGATTCAAAGTAAATGAGCTTATTGCAGGTCGTGCTCACAATGTTTCTGATCTACCGTATGTCACCCCTTTTTCTTATGTACtcaaaacacttatttttttggtttcccaCCAATTCATATTTCCTACTTCAGGGACCGGTTCCGTACCTCTGTGAACGTAGTGGGAGACTCATATGGCGCAGGGATTGTGTACCACATGTCCAAGGCTGAGCTAGATGAGCTGGATGCTACGCAGGGCAAGTCAGACGACATTGAAATGATGAACAAGACTTCGTCCTACTATGATGACCTCAAGAACCACCACGAAAACAACTCTAACCAGTGCGTCCAGTATGCCGCTCACAATTCAGTCATAGTAGATGAGTGCAAGGTACAATTAACGCTTACAGACGTAGAGACCTGCATATAGCTGCCTAACATGCTGCATGCTTGCATTGCACCTTTTCTTTTGTCTCTTTCATTTTGCATGGTTGTTgaagatgcaattgaaatgaATACAGTTCTTTTAAAGATGCTTTCCGGGATGTTTTCaaatggcaatttttttttaaacctcccatttttgctggttgtgtaatatgttgtttaaatgtgtaTAATCTACGAGTAGAATCATAATCATACCGCAACTAgtccaagtttgaaagtgagtggtaTTGATGACATGGGGTACATGGCACATACATGACAGTATGCAATTCTCAGACTCCATtttagcaacaacaaaaaaaaaaagaatagaagAAAAAActtggaatgcatctttaagaaCAAtctctgaaaaacaaaatataccaTATGCTGGATAtacatactatatacagtatatatgtatatacctGTGTATATATTTCAGTGTGCATTTACTTGGAATAGCAGCTTTTGTGCCTTTTTATTGTTAACTAAGAATACATTCAAAAATGGCTGAATATATTTCTGTGTAAATGCCCTAAACATAGTATGAAAATACCAGGAAAACTGCAAACCAGGAAAAagaaatttacatttaaaatgagagACGGTGTAACTCACAAGTGGAGAATATAAATAATTGAATCAGTAGGAGTTTAATCCAACTTACTAGATATTAATCCAATTAACAAGATA is a window of Esox lucius isolate fEsoLuc1 chromosome 19, fEsoLuc1.pri, whole genome shotgun sequence DNA encoding:
- the slc1a2b gene encoding excitatory amino acid transporter 2b isoform X1 produces the protein MYRALTSIARDMSTSIMPKQVEVRMHESHLEPIEARPRNKCISCFSSLFKNLLLTLTVLGVILGAVSGMLLRYASPIHPDIIMVIAFPGDILMRMLKMLILPLIISSLITGLAGLDAKSSGRLGTRAMVYYMSTTVIAAVLGVILVLVIHPGDPKMKEQLGEGDKHDDVSSLDAFFDLIRNLFPENLVQACFQQIQTVTKKVEKVIVEDVNATTTLEGLLSNATKDPEFITKKSLQFKSGMNVLGVIGFFIAFGICMGKMGERAKLMLEFFNILNEIVMNLVIMIMWYSPFGICCLICGKIISIDDLEVVARQLGMYMVTVIVGLIIHGAIFLPAIYFAIVRKNPYTFFMGIFQAWITALGTASSAGTLPVTFRCLEENLGIDKRVTRFVLPVGATINMDGTALYEAVAAIFIAQMNNIHLDAGQIVTVSLTATLASVGAASIPSAGLVTMLLILTAVGLPTQDISLLVAVDWLLDRFRTSVNVVGDSYGAGIVYHMSKAELDELDATQGKSDDIEMMNKTSSYYDDLKNHHENNSNQCVQYAAHNSVIVDECKVTSATNGSTAAAAMAECALVEEEPGKRE
- the slc1a2b gene encoding excitatory amino acid transporter 2b isoform X2 is translated as MPKQVEVRMHESHLEPIEARPRNKCISCFSSLFKNLLLTLTVLGVILGAVSGMLLRYASPIHPDIIMVIAFPGDILMRMLKMLILPLIISSLITGLAGLDAKSSGRLGTRAMVYYMSTTVIAAVLGVILVLVIHPGDPKMKEQLGEGDKHDDVSSLDAFFDLIRNLFPENLVQACFQQIQTVTKKVEKVIVEDVNATTTLEGLLSNATKDPEFITKKSLQFKSGMNVLGVIGFFIAFGICMGKMGERAKLMLEFFNILNEIVMNLVIMIMWYSPFGICCLICGKIISIDDLEVVARQLGMYMVTVIVGLIIHGAIFLPAIYFAIVRKNPYTFFMGIFQAWITALGTASSAGTLPVTFRCLEENLGIDKRVTRFVLPVGATINMDGTALYEAVAAIFIAQMNNIHLDAGQIVTVSLTATLASVGAASIPSAGLVTMLLILTAVGLPTQDISLLVAVDWLLDRFRTSVNVVGDSYGAGIVYHMSKAELDELDATQGKSDDIEMMNKTSSYYDDLKNHHENNSNQCVQYAAHNSVIVDECKVTSATNGSTAAAAMAECALVEEEPGKRE
- the slc1a2b gene encoding excitatory amino acid transporter 2b isoform X3; protein product: MYRALTSIARDMSTSIMPKQVEVRMHESHLEPIEARPRNKCISCFSSLFKNLLLTLTVLGVILGAVSGMLLRYASPIHPDIIMVIAFPGDILMRMLKMLILPLIISSLITGLAGLDAKSSGRLGTRAMVYYMSTTVIAAVLGVILVLVIHPGDPKMKEQLGEGDKHDDVSSLDAFFDLIRNLFPENLVQACFQQIQTVTKKVEKVIVEDVNATTTLEGLLSNATKDPEFITKKSLQFKSGMNVLGVIGFFIAFGICMGKMGERAKLMLEFFNILNEIVMNLVIMIMWYSPFGICCLICGKIISIDDLEVVARQLGMYMVTVIVGLIIHGAIFLPAIYFAIVRKNPYTFFMGIFQAWITALGTASSAGTLPVTFRCLEENLGIDKRVTRFVLPVGATINMDGTALYEAVAAIFIAQMNNIHLDAGQIVTVSLTATLASVGAASIPSAGLVTMLLILTAVGLPTQDISLLVAVDWLLDRFRTSVNVVGDSYGAGIVYHMSKAELDELDATQGKSDDIEMMNKTSSYYDDLKNHHENNSNQ